In one Drosophila pseudoobscura strain MV-25-SWS-2005 chromosome X, UCI_Dpse_MV25, whole genome shotgun sequence genomic region, the following are encoded:
- the cyc gene encoding protein cycle isoform X1, producing the protein MLSLKSPEETQTDALASTVSMMSSAVNSSENQEDLEEDFDDEKPANRTSDENRKQNHSEIEKRRRDKMNKCINELSSMIPMCYAMQRKLDKLTVLRMAVQHLRGIRGSGSLHPYVGADFRPSFMSDQELKMIILQASEGFLFVVGCDRGRILYVSESVSSVLDCTQADLLGQSWFDVLHPKDIGKVKEQLSSLEQCPRERLIDAKTMLPVKTDVPQSLCRLCPGARRSFFCRMKLRAANNQIKEESDTSSSSRSSTKRKSKLSIDHKYRVIQCTGYLKSWTPIKDEEQEGDSDDQTTNLSCLVAIGRIPPNVLNSCVPTAVENHPNIQHVLFISRHSAEGKFLFIDQRATLVIGFLPQEILGTSFYEYFHNEDIAALVESHKIVMQVPGKLTTQVYRFRCKDSSYIQLQSEWRAFKNPWTNEIDYIIAKNSVFL; encoded by the exons ATGTTAAGCCTTAAAAGCCCCGAAGAAACACAAACGGACGCACTTGCATCAACCGTTTCCATGATGTCCTCTGCAGTTAATAGCAG cGAGAATCAGGAGGACTTGGAAGAGGACTTTGATGATGAGAAACCGGCCAATCGTACTTCGGATGAGAACCGCAA ACAAAACCACAGTGAGATCGAGAAGCGGCGCAGGGACAAGATGAACAAGTGCATCAACGAGCTCTCCTCCATGATACCCATGTGCTATGCAATGCAGCGGAAGCTAGACAAGCTCACGGTGCTGCGGATGGCGGTACAGCATTTGCGCGGGATccgaggcagcggcagtcTGCATCCGTACGTTGGTGCCGACTTTAGGCCGAGCTTCATGTCGGACCAGGAGTTGAAGATGATAATATTGCAGGCCTCGGAGGGGTTTCTGTTCGTTGTGGGTTGTGATCGTGGACGCATCCTTTATGTGTCCGAGTCGGTGTCCAGTGTCTTGGACTGCACGCAGGCGGATTTGTTGGGGCAGAGCTGGTTCGATGTCCTGCATCCGAAGGATATTGGCAAGGTCAAAGAGCAGCTCTCCTCGCTTGAGCAGTGCCCAAGGGAGCGCCTCATTGATGCGAAGA CCATGCTTCCCGTGAAGACAGACGTCCCTCAGAGTCTCTGCCGCCTGTGTCCTGGTGCCCGTCGCTCCTTCTTTTGCCGCATGAAACTGCGTGCCGCAAACAATCAAATCAAGGAGGAATCAGACACGTCGTCCAGCTCGCGCAGCTCCACCAAGCGCAAGTCCAAGCTGAGTATAGATCACAAGTATCGAGTTATTCAGTGCACCGGCTACCTGAAGTCATGGACGCCCATCAAGGATGAGGAACAGGAGGGCGATAGCGACGATCAGACAACAAATCTCTCCTGCTTGGTGGCAATCGGACGCATACCGCCCAATGTGCTCAACTCCTGTGTGCCTACCGCTGTAGAAAATCATCCGAACATCCAGCATGTGCTCTTCATCTCCAGACACTCGGCGGAGGGGAAGTTTCTTTTCATCGATCAGCG TGCCACCCTCGTGATTGGTTTCCTACCACAGGAGATCCTTGGGACCAgcttttacgagtattttcacAACGAAGACATAGCCGCACTGGTTGAGTCCCACAAGATTGTCATGCAGGTGCCGGGAAAGCTCACCACGCAGGTGTACCGCTTCCGCTGCAAGGACAGTAGCTACATTCAGCTGCAGAGCGAGTGGCGTGCTTTTAAGAATCCCTGGACGAATGAGATTGACTACATAATTGCGAAAAATTCTGTCTTCTTGTAA
- the cyc gene encoding protein cycle isoform X2 → MQEFFENQEDLEEDFDDEKPANRTSDENRKQNHSEIEKRRRDKMNKCINELSSMIPMCYAMQRKLDKLTVLRMAVQHLRGIRGSGSLHPYVGADFRPSFMSDQELKMIILQASEGFLFVVGCDRGRILYVSESVSSVLDCTQADLLGQSWFDVLHPKDIGKVKEQLSSLEQCPRERLIDAKTMLPVKTDVPQSLCRLCPGARRSFFCRMKLRAANNQIKEESDTSSSSRSSTKRKSKLSIDHKYRVIQCTGYLKSWTPIKDEEQEGDSDDQTTNLSCLVAIGRIPPNVLNSCVPTAVENHPNIQHVLFISRHSAEGKFLFIDQRATLVIGFLPQEILGTSFYEYFHNEDIAALVESHKIVMQVPGKLTTQVYRFRCKDSSYIQLQSEWRAFKNPWTNEIDYIIAKNSVFL, encoded by the exons ATGCAAGAATTTTT cGAGAATCAGGAGGACTTGGAAGAGGACTTTGATGATGAGAAACCGGCCAATCGTACTTCGGATGAGAACCGCAA ACAAAACCACAGTGAGATCGAGAAGCGGCGCAGGGACAAGATGAACAAGTGCATCAACGAGCTCTCCTCCATGATACCCATGTGCTATGCAATGCAGCGGAAGCTAGACAAGCTCACGGTGCTGCGGATGGCGGTACAGCATTTGCGCGGGATccgaggcagcggcagtcTGCATCCGTACGTTGGTGCCGACTTTAGGCCGAGCTTCATGTCGGACCAGGAGTTGAAGATGATAATATTGCAGGCCTCGGAGGGGTTTCTGTTCGTTGTGGGTTGTGATCGTGGACGCATCCTTTATGTGTCCGAGTCGGTGTCCAGTGTCTTGGACTGCACGCAGGCGGATTTGTTGGGGCAGAGCTGGTTCGATGTCCTGCATCCGAAGGATATTGGCAAGGTCAAAGAGCAGCTCTCCTCGCTTGAGCAGTGCCCAAGGGAGCGCCTCATTGATGCGAAGA CCATGCTTCCCGTGAAGACAGACGTCCCTCAGAGTCTCTGCCGCCTGTGTCCTGGTGCCCGTCGCTCCTTCTTTTGCCGCATGAAACTGCGTGCCGCAAACAATCAAATCAAGGAGGAATCAGACACGTCGTCCAGCTCGCGCAGCTCCACCAAGCGCAAGTCCAAGCTGAGTATAGATCACAAGTATCGAGTTATTCAGTGCACCGGCTACCTGAAGTCATGGACGCCCATCAAGGATGAGGAACAGGAGGGCGATAGCGACGATCAGACAACAAATCTCTCCTGCTTGGTGGCAATCGGACGCATACCGCCCAATGTGCTCAACTCCTGTGTGCCTACCGCTGTAGAAAATCATCCGAACATCCAGCATGTGCTCTTCATCTCCAGACACTCGGCGGAGGGGAAGTTTCTTTTCATCGATCAGCG TGCCACCCTCGTGATTGGTTTCCTACCACAGGAGATCCTTGGGACCAgcttttacgagtattttcacAACGAAGACATAGCCGCACTGGTTGAGTCCCACAAGATTGTCATGCAGGTGCCGGGAAAGCTCACCACGCAGGTGTACCGCTTCCGCTGCAAGGACAGTAGCTACATTCAGCTGCAGAGCGAGTGGCGTGCTTTTAAGAATCCCTGGACGAATGAGATTGACTACATAATTGCGAAAAATTCTGTCTTCTTGTAA
- the Fibp gene encoding acidic fibroblast growth factor intracellular-binding protein, whose amino-acid sequence MYQVGLGLDLSWTDGPSLSRHPSIGLSVIVVNKMADVDVFISNYTLVDPEIYQLWIEGFSSSEAVSYLKQKGFGHSMGAPSDLIASDVLDHYRTYSLIELYLHAPTKLMEQSCFQLEPHMRDMITEKYYSIDDVVAREILGKKLTSRYRKDLDEVAEKTCVKLKSCRRQFDNVKRIFKAVEEMPGTLTNNIKQHFFISNDLAKKYACIVFLACLRFETTKKKLQYLSFSDLLTCSHSIMIYWTYTYQHTGPEYYDTEMDKEFLLDLRELRCLLDKEKEIKHLVCLRLKPVLLERAFHELDGNFRSYWRALITIACNLHRNRELRDLFVDLCDKLIDPWRQNGWNREQVNKFLSSITQSVLDLEISRDQETRCLWDRYMQVITICLDKMYHI is encoded by the exons ATGTATCAGGTCGGATTAGGGTTGGATCTGTCATGGACGGATGGCCCATCTCTATCGCGACATCCATCTATCGGTCTATCGGTCATAGTTGTAAATAAAATG GCCGATGTAGATGTCTTTATAAGTAATTACACCCTTGTAGATCCAGAAATTTACCAGCTATGGATCGAAGGGTTTTCCT CAAGCGAAGCCGTCTCCTATTTGAAACAGAAGGGTTTTGGCCATTCCATGGGAGCACCAAGTGACTTGATTGCCTCCGATGTGCTGGACCACTACCGCACCTATTCGCTGATTGAACTATATCTGCACGCGCCCACGAAGCTGATGGAGCAATCCTGCTTCCAACTAGAGCCACATATGCGAGACATGATCACAGAGAAATACTATTCCATTGATGATGTTGTAGCACGAGAAATACTGGGAAAAAAACTGACATCTCGATACCGCAAGGATTTGGATGAAGTGGCTGAGAAGACGTGCGTCAAGCTGAAGTCCTGCCG CCGACAATTCGACAACGTAAAGCGCATATTCAAAGCTGTGGAGGAGATGCCTGGCACGCTGACTAACAACATAAAGCAGCACTTCTTCATATCCAACGATCTGGCCAA AAAGTATGCCTGTATCGTGTTCCTGGCCTGCTTGCGCTTTGAAACGACCAAAAAAAAGCTGCAGTACTTAAGTTTCAGTGATTTGTTGACCTGCTCGCACTCAATTATGATATACTGGACCTACACGTACCAG cacaCTGGCCCTGAGTACTACGACACCGAAATGGACAAGGAGTTCTTATTAGATCTACGCGAACTGCGCTGCCTGCTGGATAAGGAAAAGGAGATAAAACA CCTTGTATGCCTACGCCTCAAGCCTGTTCTTCTTGAGCGTGCTTTTCACGAGTTGGACGGAAACTTTCG CTCGTATTGGCGCGCTCTGATCACAATCGCCTGTAATCTACATCGCAATCGAGAGCTTCGCGATCTTTTTGTTGATCTATGCGATAAACTGATAGACCCTTGGCGTCAGAATGGCTGGAACCGAGAGCAGGTTAATAAATTTCTGTCCTCCATAACACAGAGCGTTCTGGATCTGGAAATTTCGag GGATCAGGAAACACGCTGTCTATGGGATCGTTACATGCAGGTCATTACAATATGCTTGGATAAGATGTATCATATTTAA
- the Deaf1 gene encoding deformed epidermal autoregulatory factor 1 isoform X2 — MEQVDSTATELHISRIREVKDLADDVRDVVKEEVILESPGHHHHHHHHQLDSKVRMVTSSSNDNSGSGSGGGAGGGGVVSVPVSLPIGSMITGTTFNVITPDQLPTHFKPMLCVDNNGYLSGGTVSMGNDLKTIVIQQQQTQASGGGGGSNSAGANTNATNTLGLNHDGSGSRAPSEDSLVLEHAGGGGQPTGSTGWAENTSTQHMEVFQIRCKTTCAELYRSKLGSGGRGRCVKYKEKWHTPSEFENVCGRGSSKDWKRSIKYGGKSLQSLIDEGTLTPHATNCSCTVCCDDEAASGPVRLFTPYKRRKRNQTDLDMEPGPKRKRNTHHSNNNNNSNTNNNNNNTSGNSANNNIDMSAANAAAAVAATSTVVDENMFLAEENITSKDEPWAALNDSLDTSTELVDQSQMGNAYERETFVVNINDGASIAVLDNSQSMKNIEHVYCTMVKATNDFKRLLNEMKQSYERRIEVLQKERDAAVSAMRVQVHADIDDPNISGSLHGNEIISAKKCANCNREALAECSLCRKTPYCSEFCQRKDWNAHQVECTRNPQATTQQVMLLIDDQS; from the exons ATGGAACAGGTCGATTCCACTGCAACTGAGCTGCACATAAGCAGGATACGTGAAGTGAAAGACTTGGCCGACGATGTGCGCGATGTTGTGAAAGAAGAGGTGATATTAGAAAGCCCGggccatcaccatcatcatcatcaccaccag TTGGATTCTAAGGTTCGCATGGTCACATCCTCCTCAAACgacaacagcggcagcggctccggtggtggagcaggaggaggcggtgtTGTCTCTGTGCCAGTTTCACTGCCCATCGGATCAATGATAACCGGCACCACCTTTAATGTGATTACGCCCGATCAGCTCCCCACCCACTTCAAGCCGATGCTGTGCGTCGACAACAATGGCTACCTTTCCGGTGGCACGGTCAGCATGGGCAACGACCTCAAGACGATCgtcatccagcagcagcagacacagGCCAGCGGCGGAGGAGGGGGCTCCAACAGTGCTGGAGCCAACACAAATGCCACCAACACACTTGGACTGAATCATGACGGCTCTGGGAGCAGGGCCCCCAGCGAGGACAGTCTTGTCCTCGAGCATGCGGGTGGCGGTGGTCAACCAACGGGCTCCACCGGCTGGGCAGAGAACACATCAACCCAACACATGGAGGTCTTCCAGATCCGTTGTAAAACCACCTGCGCCGAACTATATCGCAGTAAACTGGGATCTGGCGGCCGTGGGCGCTGCGTCAAGTACAAGGAGAAGTGGCACACGCCCAGCGAGTTCGAGAATGTGTGCGGCCGGGGCTCGAGCAAAGACTGGAAGCGCTCCATCAAGTACGGTGGCAAGTCGCTACAATCGCTCATCGACGAGGGCACACTCACGCCCCATGCAACTAACTGCAGCTGCACCGTCTGCTGCGACGATGAAGCAG CATCCGGTCCTGTACGTCTATTCACACCGTACAAGCGACGAAAGCGAAATCAAACGGATCTCGATATGGAGCCTGGTCCCAAGCGCAAGCGTAATACCCATcatagcaacaacaataataatagcaacactaacaacaataacaacaatacgAGCGGTAACAGCGCCAACAACAATATAGATATGTCGGCGGCcaatgcggctgctgctgtggcggcaACCTCCACCGTTGTAGATGAGAACATGTTTTTGGCCGAGGAGAACATCACGTCTAAGGATGAGCCGTGGGCGGCGCTAAACGACAGCCTAGACACCTCCACCGAGCTGGTTGACCAATCGCAAATGGGCAATGCCTACGAGCGTGAAACGTTCGTGGTGAACATCAATGATGGGGCCTCCATTGCCGTCCTGGACAACAGTCAATCGATGAAGAACATCGAGCATGTCTACTGCACCATGGTCAAGGCAACCAATGACTTTAAGCGTCTGCTCAACGAAATGAAGCAGTCGTACGAGCGTCGCATCGAGGTTTTGCAAAAGGAGCGCGATGCGGCGGTCAGTGCGATGCGCGTACAGGTTCACGCGGACATCGATGATCCAAATATATCTGGCTCCCTGCACGGAAATGAGATCATATCGGCCAAAAAG TGCGCCAACTGTAACCGCGAGGCATTGGCTGAATGCTCGCTGTGCCGGAAGACGCCGTACTGCTCGGAGTTTTGCCAGCGCAAGGATTGGAATGCTCATCAGGTGGAGTGCACAAGGAATCCGCAAGCGACAACGCAGCAGGTCATGCTGTTGATCGATGATCAGTCCTAA
- the Deaf1 gene encoding deformed epidermal autoregulatory factor 1 isoform X1, producing MEQVDSTATELHISRIREVKDLADDVRDVVKEEVILESPGHHHHHHHHQLDSKVRMVTSSSNDNSGSGSGGGAGGGGVVSVPVSLPIGSMITGTTFNVITPDQLPTHFKPMLCVDNNGYLSGGTVSMGNDLKTIVIQQQQTQASGGGGGSNSAGANTNATNTLGLNHDGSGSRAPSEDSLVLEHAGGGGQPTGSTGWAENTSTQHMEVFQIRCKTTCAELYRSKLGSGGRGRCVKYKEKWHTPSEFENVCGRGSSKDWKRSIKYGGKSLQSLIDEGTLTPHATNCSCTVCCDDEAGESASGPVRLFTPYKRRKRNQTDLDMEPGPKRKRNTHHSNNNNNSNTNNNNNNTSGNSANNNIDMSAANAAAAVAATSTVVDENMFLAEENITSKDEPWAALNDSLDTSTELVDQSQMGNAYERETFVVNINDGASIAVLDNSQSMKNIEHVYCTMVKATNDFKRLLNEMKQSYERRIEVLQKERDAAVSAMRVQVHADIDDPNISGSLHGNEIISAKKCANCNREALAECSLCRKTPYCSEFCQRKDWNAHQVECTRNPQATTQQVMLLIDDQS from the exons ATGGAACAGGTCGATTCCACTGCAACTGAGCTGCACATAAGCAGGATACGTGAAGTGAAAGACTTGGCCGACGATGTGCGCGATGTTGTGAAAGAAGAGGTGATATTAGAAAGCCCGggccatcaccatcatcatcatcaccaccag TTGGATTCTAAGGTTCGCATGGTCACATCCTCCTCAAACgacaacagcggcagcggctccggtggtggagcaggaggaggcggtgtTGTCTCTGTGCCAGTTTCACTGCCCATCGGATCAATGATAACCGGCACCACCTTTAATGTGATTACGCCCGATCAGCTCCCCACCCACTTCAAGCCGATGCTGTGCGTCGACAACAATGGCTACCTTTCCGGTGGCACGGTCAGCATGGGCAACGACCTCAAGACGATCgtcatccagcagcagcagacacagGCCAGCGGCGGAGGAGGGGGCTCCAACAGTGCTGGAGCCAACACAAATGCCACCAACACACTTGGACTGAATCATGACGGCTCTGGGAGCAGGGCCCCCAGCGAGGACAGTCTTGTCCTCGAGCATGCGGGTGGCGGTGGTCAACCAACGGGCTCCACCGGCTGGGCAGAGAACACATCAACCCAACACATGGAGGTCTTCCAGATCCGTTGTAAAACCACCTGCGCCGAACTATATCGCAGTAAACTGGGATCTGGCGGCCGTGGGCGCTGCGTCAAGTACAAGGAGAAGTGGCACACGCCCAGCGAGTTCGAGAATGTGTGCGGCCGGGGCTCGAGCAAAGACTGGAAGCGCTCCATCAAGTACGGTGGCAAGTCGCTACAATCGCTCATCGACGAGGGCACACTCACGCCCCATGCAACTAACTGCAGCTGCACCGTCTGCTGCGACGATGAAGCAGGTGAGTCAG CATCCGGTCCTGTACGTCTATTCACACCGTACAAGCGACGAAAGCGAAATCAAACGGATCTCGATATGGAGCCTGGTCCCAAGCGCAAGCGTAATACCCATcatagcaacaacaataataatagcaacactaacaacaataacaacaatacgAGCGGTAACAGCGCCAACAACAATATAGATATGTCGGCGGCcaatgcggctgctgctgtggcggcaACCTCCACCGTTGTAGATGAGAACATGTTTTTGGCCGAGGAGAACATCACGTCTAAGGATGAGCCGTGGGCGGCGCTAAACGACAGCCTAGACACCTCCACCGAGCTGGTTGACCAATCGCAAATGGGCAATGCCTACGAGCGTGAAACGTTCGTGGTGAACATCAATGATGGGGCCTCCATTGCCGTCCTGGACAACAGTCAATCGATGAAGAACATCGAGCATGTCTACTGCACCATGGTCAAGGCAACCAATGACTTTAAGCGTCTGCTCAACGAAATGAAGCAGTCGTACGAGCGTCGCATCGAGGTTTTGCAAAAGGAGCGCGATGCGGCGGTCAGTGCGATGCGCGTACAGGTTCACGCGGACATCGATGATCCAAATATATCTGGCTCCCTGCACGGAAATGAGATCATATCGGCCAAAAAG TGCGCCAACTGTAACCGCGAGGCATTGGCTGAATGCTCGCTGTGCCGGAAGACGCCGTACTGCTCGGAGTTTTGCCAGCGCAAGGATTGGAATGCTCATCAGGTGGAGTGCACAAGGAATCCGCAAGCGACAACGCAGCAGGTCATGCTGTTGATCGATGATCAGTCCTAA
- the trc gene encoding serine/threonine-protein kinase tricornered, translating into MMSSRTDTDGSSIRFSDHTLDKATKAKVTLENYYSNLVTQYGERKQRLAKLEAQLKDESLTESQRQEKRLQHAQKETEYLRLKRLRLGVEDFEALKVIGRGAFGEVRLVQKKDTGHVYAMKVLRKADMLEKEQVAHVRAERDVLVEADHQWVVKMYYSFQDQVNLYLIMEFLPGGDMMTLLMKKDTLSEEGTQFYISETALAIDSIHKLGFIHRDIKPDNLLLDARGHLKLSDFGLCTGLKKSHRTDFYRDLSQAKPSDFIGTCASPMDSKRRAESWKRNRRALAYSTVGTPDYIAPEVFLQTGYGPACDWWSLGVIMYEMLMGYPPFCSDNPQDTYRKVMNWRETLIFPPEIPISEEAKETIIKFCCEADRRLGSQRGLEDLKSVPFFRGVDWEHIRERPAAIPVEVRSIDDTSNFDEFPDVSLEIPSAPIPQGGEIAKDWVFINYTYKRFEVRNLE; encoded by the exons ATGATGAGCAGCAGAACGGACACGGACGGTTCCTCAATCAGATTCAGCGATCACACACTGGACAAGGCCACCAAGGCCAAGGTGACGTTGGAGAATTACTACAGTAACTTGGTGACACAATACGGCGAGCGTAAGCAGCGCCTGGCTAAATTGGAGGCCCAGCTGAAGGACGAAAGTCTAACAGAGTCGCAACGTCAGGAGAAACGCTTACAGCATGCGCAAAAAGAGACGGAATATTTGCGTCTCAAGCGATTACGTCTGGGTGTCGAGGATTTTGAGGCGTTGAAAGTCATCGGGCGCGGTGCATTCGGTGAGGTGCGATTGGTGCAAAAAAAGGACACGGGACATGTCTACGCTATGAAAGTGCTCCGCAAGGCCGATATGCTCGAGAAAGAACAAGTGGCGCATGTACGGGCCGAGCGTGATGTTCTTGTGGAGGCCGATCATCAGTGGGTGGTCAAGATGTACTATAGTTTTCAG GATCAGGTCAATTTATATTTGATAATGGAGTTCTTGCCTGGCGGGGACATGATGACGCTGTTGATGAAAAAGGACACACTATCCGAAGAGGGCACACAGTTCTACATCAGCGAGACGGCGCTGGCGATCGACTCGATACACAAACTCGGTTTCATACACAGGGACATTAAGCCTGACAATTTGCTGCTCGATGCTCGAGGGCATCTCAAG CTCTCCGATTTTGGACTATGCACTGGTCTGAAGAAGTCACATCGAACAGACTTTTATCGGGACTTGTCGCAAGCGAAACCATCAGATTTCATTGGCACGTGTGCAAG TCCCATGGATTCAAAGAGGCGGGCCGAGTCGTGGAAACGGAATAGACGTGCCCTTGCCTACAGCACAGTTGGAACGCCGGATTACATTGCACCCGAAGTATTTCTGCAGACTGGATATGGACCAGCCTGCGATTGGTGGTCGCTGGGCGTCATCATGTACGAAATGCTAATGGGCTATCCACCATTCTGCTCAGATAATCCGCAGGACACCTACCGCAAGGTGATGAACTGGCGCGAGACCCTTATCTTTCCCCCAGAAATCCCCATATCGGAGGAGGCAAAGGAGACGATCATCAAATTCTGCTGTGAGGCGGATCGCCGGTTGGGCTCGCAGCGTGGACTGGAGGACCTGAAGTCGGTGCCGTTCTTCCGCGGCGTCGACTGGGAGCATATACGGGAGCGACCAGCGGCCATACCCGTTGAGGTGCGCTCCATTGATGATACGTCCAATTTCGATGAATTTCCTGATGTCTCGCTGGAGATAC CATCAGCGCCTATACCGCAGGGCGGTGAGATTGCCAAGGATTGGGTCTTTATCAACTACACGTACAAGCGATTCGAGGTGCGAAATTTGGAGTGA
- the LOC4812991 gene encoding uncharacterized protein: protein MARITNFSDLNRSCVLFIFKFLSLEDQLHLARCCRGFRDAFVQLHRHHFHDVIDRETNLRTLDDWQTFLWLCGGSIRSIQSYFDDDHPLQLLPMISKYCYRLESITINNATVARTQPYLLKITSLRKVHVRNYKSTSKDLIKAMQIRLPHITSLGLESFERRELQEVVHFRNLVELLMYDEVTASEFTAIIKPMSNLRSLQLRNAKRFLTTGSLRYLASTCRHLEKLSFNDCDADLTLLSQFSNLKYLQIYCPEELKGRFFKALAINCSSHLEFLILHRKRWINEEQAQHISALKSLKWLVCKPRDDSCVQHLAKLSQLECVSFQCAREIGEQKLSIMVANNDQLRYLNICYCLGITDSFVLDTLESLAKRAFQPLHLFAAATDIRHDIMDRLPPDYPLKMLCLNFECSEGITGNNHFYIDEPEFDRQAV, encoded by the exons ATGGCTCGTATTACAAACTTTTCTGACCTGAACCGTAGCTGTGTACTGTTTATTTTCAAGTTTCTGAGTTTGGAGGACCAGCTCCATCTGGCTCGGTGCTGTAGGGGCTTTCGGGACGCCTTTGTCCAACTGCACCGCCATCATTTCCACGACGTTATTGACCGGGAGACGAATCTGAGAACCCTGGATGATTGGCAAACGTTTCTGTGGCTGTGCGGTGGCAGTATCAGGAGCATCCAATCGTACTTCGACGACGATCATCCCCTCCAACTGCTGCCAATGATCAGCAAGTACTGCTACCGACTCGAGAGTATAACGATAAACAATGCGACGGTGGCCAGGACACAGCCGTATTTGCTGAAAATCACCTCGCTGAGGAAAGTGCACGTCCGCAACTACAAGAGCACTAGCAAGGATTTGATAAAGGCCATGCAGATACGCTTGCCACACATAACCAGTCTGGGCCTGGAAAGTTTCGAGCGTCGGGAGT TGCAAGAAGTGGTACACTTCAGAAATCTAGTGGAGCTCCTGATGTACGACGAGGTAACTGCCTCGGAGTTCACAGCAATCATCAAACCCATGAGCAATCTGCGTAGTCTTCAGCTGCGCAACGCCAAACGATTCCTGACCACTGGCTCTCTCAGGTATTTGGCCTCAACTTGTCGCCATCTAGAGAAGCTATCTTTCAACGACTGCGATGCCGATCTGACACTTCTGTCCCAGTTCTCTAATTTAAAATACTTGCAAATATATTGCCCGGAAGAGCTGAAAGGGCGCTTCTTCAAAGCTTTGGCCATCAACTGCTCTTCGCATTTGGAGTTCCTCATACTCCATCGCAAACGGTGGATCAACGAGGAGCAAGCCCAACACATCAGTGCCTTAAAATCGCTTAAGTGGCTTGTCTGCAAGCCCCGCGACGACAGCTGCGTACAACATTTAGCGAAACTCAGCCAACTGGAGTGTGTTTCCTTTCAGTGCGCCCGAGAAATAGGTGAACAGAAGCTATCGATTATGGTGGCCAACAATGATCAGCTTCGCTATTTAAACATTTGTTACTGCCTGGGCATAACAGATTCCTTTGTCCTGGACACTTTGGAGAGTCTGGCCAAGCGTGCATTCCAGCCTCTGCACCTGTTCGCAGCTGCCACCGACATCAGGCACGACATAATGGACAGA CTACCGCCTGATTATCCCCTAAAGATGCTCTGTCTGAATTTTGAGTGCAGCGAAGGAATAACTGGCAACAATCATTTTTATATTGATGAACCAGAATTCGATCGTCAAGCTGTTTAA